From one Paenibacillus sp. FSL K6-1330 genomic stretch:
- the narH gene encoding nitrate reductase subunit beta, whose protein sequence is MKIKAQVAMVMNLDKCIGCHTCSVTCKSTWTNRPGAEYMWFNNVETKPGVGYPIRWEDQEKYKGGWTLKKGKLQLKSGSKLSKIALGKIFYNPDMPEMKDYYEPWTYNYEHLTNAGEKKHQPVARPKSAVTGETMNLEWGPNWEDDLAGAHVTGPKDPNIEKIEEEIKFNFEQTFMMYLPRLCEHCLNPSCVASCPSGAMYKRDEDGIVLVDQEACRGWRYCMTGCPYKKVYFNWKTNKAEKCTFCFPRIEAGLPTVCSETCTGRIRYLGVLLYDADKVQEAASMPDEKDLYQAQCDLFLDPHDPAVIEQARKDGLTEEWIEAAQNSPVYKLAIEYKLAFPLHPEYRTLPMVWYVPPLSPIMNYFEGRDSIENPDMIFPAIEEMRTPIQYLANLLTAGDTVTVKEALQKMAMMRSYMRAQSSGTEFDETRLERVGLTAHQMTQMYRLLAIAKYDDRFVVPTSHKESHMDVYRSQGSEGFSASCGGCGPEGLQGKTGKELYEENFYGGIWRD, encoded by the coding sequence ACGTGGAAACGAAGCCGGGCGTAGGCTATCCGATCCGCTGGGAAGACCAGGAGAAGTACAAGGGAGGCTGGACGTTGAAAAAGGGCAAGCTGCAGCTGAAATCCGGCAGCAAGCTGTCCAAAATCGCGCTCGGCAAAATCTTTTACAATCCGGATATGCCGGAAATGAAAGATTACTATGAGCCGTGGACCTATAACTATGAGCATCTAACCAATGCCGGGGAGAAGAAGCATCAGCCGGTGGCCCGTCCGAAATCGGCGGTAACCGGCGAGACGATGAATCTGGAATGGGGTCCGAACTGGGAAGATGATCTGGCGGGAGCCCATGTGACCGGCCCGAAGGATCCGAATATCGAAAAGATCGAGGAAGAAATCAAGTTCAACTTTGAGCAGACTTTCATGATGTATCTGCCCCGCCTGTGCGAGCATTGCCTGAACCCGAGCTGCGTAGCGTCCTGTCCTTCCGGTGCCATGTACAAGCGGGATGAAGACGGCATCGTCCTGGTGGACCAGGAAGCCTGCCGCGGCTGGCGGTACTGCATGACGGGCTGTCCGTACAAAAAGGTGTATTTCAACTGGAAAACGAATAAAGCCGAGAAATGCACCTTCTGTTTTCCGAGAATTGAAGCCGGGCTGCCTACGGTATGCTCCGAAACCTGTACAGGACGTATCCGGTACTTGGGCGTGCTGCTGTACGATGCCGACAAGGTACAGGAGGCAGCCTCCATGCCGGATGAGAAGGATCTCTATCAGGCCCAGTGCGATCTGTTCCTGGACCCGCATGATCCGGCAGTGATCGAGCAGGCGCGCAAGGACGGATTAACCGAAGAATGGATCGAAGCTGCCCAAAACTCGCCCGTATATAAACTGGCCATTGAATACAAGCTGGCCTTTCCGCTCCATCCGGAGTATCGGACGCTGCCAATGGTTTGGTACGTGCCGCCGCTCAGTCCGATCATGAACTATTTTGAAGGCAGGGATTCGATCGAGAATCCGGACATGATTTTCCCGGCGATCGAGGAGATGCGTACACCGATTCAGTATCTCGCGAATCTGCTCACGGCAGGGGACACGGTGACGGTAAAGGAAGCCCTGCAAAAAATGGCGATGATGCGTTCTTATATGCGCGCGCAATCGTCAGGGACTGAGTTTGATGAGACACGGCTAGAACGGGTTGGGTTGACCGCCCATCAAATGACGCAGATGTATCGGCTGCTCGCCATCGCTAAATACGATGACCGGTTTGTGGTCCCGACTTCGCATAAAGAAAGCCATATGGATGTTTACCGTTCACAGGGCTCCGAAGGCTTCAGCGCAAGCTGCGGCGGCTGCGGTCCGGAAGGTCTGCAGGGCAAAACGGGCAAAGAGCTGTACGAAGAAAACTTCTATGGGGGGATCTGGCGTGATTAA
- the narJ gene encoding nitrate reductase molybdenum cofactor assembly chaperone: protein MINLGKLHDYKHVFGFFAQQLTYPEKLDFHPSVMEESLGSSDPAYESVRTYWTAMHEYSMEEIEELYVQTFDFQAKSTLYMTFYKFEDGRERGQMLAKLKETYEMFGLGIAGSELSDYLPLMCEFIYAANWQGREKEVAASLDLMLAVMEDGTYHLLKALEKYKSPYLHLIQGLRETFKACFNQEAADHEHD, encoded by the coding sequence GTGATTAATCTCGGAAAGCTGCATGATTATAAACATGTTTTCGGTTTTTTCGCTCAGCAGCTCACGTATCCGGAGAAGCTGGATTTCCATCCGTCGGTCATGGAGGAGTCGCTTGGCTCCTCGGACCCGGCCTACGAATCCGTCAGAACGTACTGGACGGCCATGCATGAATACAGCATGGAAGAGATTGAAGAGCTGTACGTCCAGACCTTCGACTTTCAGGCGAAATCTACATTGTACATGACCTTTTATAAATTTGAAGATGGCCGGGAACGTGGCCAGATGCTCGCCAAACTTAAAGAGACGTATGAGATGTTTGGCCTGGGCATCGCGGGCTCGGAATTATCGGATTATCTTCCGCTGATGTGCGAGTTTATATATGCGGCGAATTGGCAGGGTCGCGAGAAGGAAGTGGCAGCGAGCCTGGATTTGATGCTGGCTGTTATGGAAGACGGCACCTATCATCTGCTGAAAGCTTTGGAGAAGTATAAGAGTCCGTATCTTCATCTCATTCAAGGTCTGCGTGAGACGTTCAAAGCATGTTTCAATCAGGAGGCGGCAGATCATGAGCATGATTAA
- the narI gene encoding respiratory nitrate reductase subunit gamma, whose product MSMINQFLWVIFPYICLAVFIVGHIYRYRTDQFNWTAKSSEFIEKKHLKLGSLMFHLGIIPVIGGHVAGLAIPQSWMESLGISDHMYHIGAVYIGSAFGFLTLAGMVLLTARRFTIRNVRKLSSASDMMVNVLLLFIVFMGMYSTLVTNAVQPEFNYRESVSVWFRGLFMLRPDASLMVNVPLAFKIHILAGFGIFGLWPFTRLVHVWSVPLNYVGRRYILYRKHRKFES is encoded by the coding sequence ATGAGCATGATTAATCAGTTTCTGTGGGTCATCTTTCCCTATATCTGCCTTGCTGTGTTTATTGTCGGTCATATTTACCGTTACCGTACAGACCAATTCAACTGGACGGCAAAATCCAGCGAGTTTATCGAGAAGAAACATCTCAAGCTGGGCAGTCTCATGTTTCATTTAGGCATCATACCGGTTATCGGGGGGCACGTCGCAGGCTTGGCCATCCCTCAATCCTGGATGGAGTCACTGGGCATCAGTGATCATATGTACCACATCGGGGCGGTGTATATCGGAAGCGCATTTGGCTTTCTAACCCTGGCAGGTATGGTACTGTTAACTGCCAGGCGGTTCACCATTCGAAATGTGCGAAAACTGAGCAGTGCTTCCGATATGATGGTTAATGTCCTCCTGCTGTTTATCGTATTTATGGGGATGTACAGCACGCTGGTTACGAACGCGGTACAGCCGGAATTCAATTATCGGGAGTCGGTATCCGTGTGGTTCCGTGGATTGTTTATGCTCCGTCCGGATGCTTCATTGATGGTGAATGTGCCGCTGGCGTTTAAAATTCACATTTTGGCCGGATTTGGTATTTTTGGCTTATGGCCGTTTACTCGATTGGTGCATGTGTGGAGTGTTCCGTTGAATTATGTGGGTAGAAGATATATTCTGTATAGAAAGCACCGTAAATTTGAATCGTAG
- a CDS encoding GAF domain-containing protein: MKNQPIFNYQSEMDKLRARFQFDFVSMALVQPAEDRFVLTWQYASGNINERYKRIVLHSGKGIAGMVFKTGKPMLIQNVNADIESRDLYNYPIIVAEQLKSLGAVPLWEGSRVRGVLLVGYRKENVLDPMSFESFQEGIGTEFGAFYAKEVSQP, translated from the coding sequence ATGAAGAATCAGCCGATCTTTAACTACCAAAGTGAAATGGATAAGCTTCGTGCCCGGTTTCAATTCGATTTCGTGTCCATGGCATTGGTGCAGCCGGCTGAAGACCGATTTGTATTGACCTGGCAGTATGCCTCGGGAAATATAAACGAGAGGTATAAGCGCATCGTTTTACATTCCGGCAAAGGCATCGCCGGCATGGTGTTTAAGACAGGAAAACCGATGCTGATTCAAAACGTGAATGCTGATATTGAATCAAGGGACTTGTATAATTACCCGATTATCGTTGCCGAGCAGTTGAAAAGCCTTGGTGCAGTACCGCTGTGGGAAGGCTCTCGCGTCAGGGGTGTTTTGCTTGTGGGATACCGCAAGGAAAACGTGCTGGATCCAATGTCCTTTGAGTCGTTTCAGGAAGGAATAGGAACGGAATTTGGTGCTTTTTATGCCAAGGAGGTATCACAGCCTTGA
- a CDS encoding ATP-binding protein has translation MIQMTDEHLSELLRNMYHNSMEAIFFIDEKGSVVAMNPAAENILDIEVIERMHSGADGSFCQTCKGYTDEQDLITCSTCYLDYPDGEFSSFQVYLKTRGEGIVPYAASYHIIDEARGIRVMMLLDLTKQQKTQEMLQRTNMLKYVIKAQEDERKRISRELHDSVAQELLSSLVDLRVVKYMNVGEDVLKKLHQTEVSLTRLLDDIRHLSVELRPASLDDLGLEAAFRSHFKWIGKNYGVLVEFSAELAAARYGSEIETVVYRVCQEAVLNAMKYSGTDEVHVRLCEVNGYLQLTVLDRGVGFNMVIDEAKGTGLGLYGMRERAELVGGQFILLSAPGEGTTIQLNIPLTNGDDKLEVMGT, from the coding sequence TTGATTCAAATGACGGATGAGCATTTAAGCGAATTGCTTAGAAACATGTATCATAATAGCATGGAAGCCATTTTTTTTATTGACGAAAAGGGCAGCGTGGTGGCTATGAATCCGGCTGCAGAGAACATCCTTGACATTGAAGTGATCGAGAGGATGCATTCTGGTGCGGATGGTTCCTTCTGCCAAACCTGCAAAGGGTACACCGATGAACAGGATCTCATAACCTGCTCCACATGCTATCTGGATTATCCGGATGGCGAGTTTTCGTCGTTCCAAGTCTATCTTAAGACACGCGGCGAAGGAATCGTTCCCTATGCGGCCAGTTACCATATCATCGATGAAGCTCGCGGCATCCGGGTGATGATGCTTCTCGACCTGACGAAGCAGCAGAAGACACAGGAAATGCTGCAGCGGACGAATATGCTGAAATATGTCATCAAGGCACAGGAGGACGAGCGCAAGCGGATATCCCGCGAACTGCATGATAGCGTGGCTCAAGAGCTCTTAAGCTCGCTGGTCGACCTGCGCGTCGTTAAATATATGAATGTGGGCGAGGATGTGCTCAAGAAACTGCACCAGACCGAGGTGTCTTTAACCAGGCTTCTGGATGATATCCGGCATTTATCCGTTGAACTCAGACCGGCTTCATTAGATGATTTGGGGCTTGAGGCTGCATTCCGCTCCCATTTTAAATGGATTGGAAAGAACTACGGAGTGCTTGTTGAATTCTCTGCGGAGTTAGCGGCAGCCCGCTACGGCAGCGAGATTGAAACAGTTGTGTACCGGGTATGCCAGGAAGCGGTGCTGAATGCCATGAAATATTCAGGAACGGATGAGGTACATGTACGCTTATGTGAAGTGAATGGCTACCTTCAGTTAACCGTCCTGGACCGTGGAGTCGGGTTTAATATGGTCATTGATGAAGCTAAGGGAACCGGACTGGGACTGTACGGGATGCGCGAACGCGCAGAGCTCGTCGGTGGTCAGTTTATTTTGCTTTCCGCTCCCGGTGAGGGTACGACGATTCAGCTTAACATTCCGCTTACGAATGGTGACGACAAGCTGGAGGTGATGGGTACATGA
- a CDS encoding response regulator transcription factor: protein MKIVIADDHAVVRSGFSMILNYQEDMEVVATAADGMEAYTMVAKHRPHVLLMDLSMPPGESGLIATGKISSEFPDTKILILTMYDDDDYLFHVLKNGASGYVLKNAPDDELISAVRMVHKGGTYIHPQMATSLVREFIKKDSESAEQDPFNSLSKREIEILPLIAKGYGNKEIAEKLFVSVKTVEAHKAKIMDKLNLKSRPELVEYALKKKLLDF from the coding sequence ATGAAAATTGTGATTGCGGATGATCATGCCGTGGTCCGCAGCGGGTTTTCCATGATTCTGAATTACCAGGAAGATATGGAGGTCGTCGCGACGGCGGCAGACGGCATGGAGGCTTACACCATGGTGGCGAAGCACCGGCCGCATGTGCTATTGATGGATTTAAGCATGCCTCCCGGCGAAAGCGGACTGATTGCAACCGGCAAGATCAGCAGTGAATTTCCAGACACGAAAATTCTGATTCTAACCATGTATGATGATGACGATTACCTGTTTCATGTTTTAAAAAACGGTGCTTCAGGTTACGTACTGAAAAATGCGCCGGATGATGAATTAATCTCCGCCGTCCGCATGGTGCATAAGGGAGGGACCTATATCCATCCCCAGATGGCTACTTCCCTGGTTCGGGAGTTTATTAAGAAAGATAGCGAGAGCGCGGAACAAGATCCGTTTAACAGTCTGTCCAAACGGGAGATTGAGATCCTGCCCTTGATCGCCAAGGGTTATGGCAATAAGGAGATTGCGGAAAAACTTTTTGTATCGGTCAAGACGGTGGAAGCGCACAAAGCCAAAATTATGGACAAGCTGAATTTGAAAAGCCGCCCGGAGTTAGTGGAATATGCATTGAAGAAAAAATTGCTAGATTTTTAG
- a CDS encoding MFS transporter yields MIKKLQLPLQTMNLVLGFMVWVIISALLPFIREDISIPADRLAILTAIPVVLGSVLRIPLGYYANVVGARIVFIVSFILLLFPVYFISSASSFTHLVIGGLFLGIGGAVFSVGVTSLPKYYAKEKLGLVNGIYGMGNIGTAITTFAAPVIATQIGWSKTVQLYLILLLIFAVLNALLGDRKEIKVKTPIMEQIKGVYKNEKLWFFSLFYFITFGSFVAFTVYLPNFLVTHFELAKVDAGMRTAGFILVATLLRPVGGWLADKFKPLFLLMGIFLGLTAAAILLAFSPSIGLYTAGCLTIAVGAGLGNGVIFKLVPLYFNKQAGIVNGIVSMMGGLGGFFPPLMLSFIHSATGQYSIGFMALSQVALASFVIVVWMYYQDKLSVQSEVFNSTGQGILVTDSNGRINAVNPAFTKLTGYSEEEVLGKNPSVLKSGRQSPAFYQAMWSEIREHGSWQGEIWNRRKDGEEYLELLTINAVKDESGDIVQYVGTFSDITYYPPGRCSNG; encoded by the coding sequence ATGATCAAAAAGCTGCAGCTTCCGCTGCAAACAATGAATCTGGTGCTTGGCTTTATGGTATGGGTCATCATCTCCGCGCTCTTGCCGTTTATTCGAGAAGATATCTCCATTCCGGCGGACCGGCTCGCTATTCTGACGGCTATTCCGGTGGTGCTGGGTTCGGTCCTCCGGATTCCGCTTGGCTATTACGCCAATGTCGTGGGAGCACGAATTGTTTTTATCGTCAGCTTTATCCTGCTGCTGTTTCCGGTTTATTTTATCAGCTCGGCTTCATCCTTTACGCATTTGGTCATCGGTGGCTTGTTTCTGGGGATCGGAGGGGCCGTGTTCTCGGTCGGTGTGACCTCATTGCCTAAATACTATGCGAAAGAAAAGCTGGGACTCGTAAATGGGATTTACGGGATGGGCAACATTGGCACCGCCATTACCACGTTTGCTGCACCGGTCATCGCGACTCAGATCGGATGGTCCAAAACCGTCCAGCTGTACTTAATTCTGCTGCTGATATTTGCCGTGCTAAATGCACTCTTAGGTGACCGTAAAGAAATCAAGGTGAAAACACCGATTATGGAACAGATCAAGGGTGTATATAAAAATGAAAAACTGTGGTTTTTCTCTCTTTTTTATTTCATCACATTCGGTTCGTTCGTAGCCTTTACGGTGTACTTGCCGAACTTCTTGGTTACCCATTTCGAGCTTGCGAAGGTGGACGCCGGGATGCGGACGGCAGGATTCATTTTGGTAGCCACTTTATTACGTCCTGTAGGCGGCTGGCTTGCGGATAAATTTAAACCGTTGTTCTTATTAATGGGCATATTCTTAGGGCTCACGGCTGCGGCCATCCTGTTGGCATTCTCTCCATCCATTGGCTTATATACGGCCGGATGCTTAACCATTGCCGTTGGTGCCGGTCTCGGAAACGGCGTTATTTTCAAACTCGTGCCCCTTTATTTCAACAAGCAGGCGGGCATTGTGAACGGTATCGTGTCCATGATGGGCGGCCTTGGCGGATTCTTCCCGCCGCTGATGCTTTCCTTTATCCATTCGGCCACAGGGCAGTATTCCATTGGATTCATGGCCTTATCGCAGGTTGCGCTTGCCAGTTTCGTTATTGTGGTATGGATGTACTACCAGGACAAACTTTCCGTGCAATCCGAGGTGTTTAACTCCACCGGCCAGGGGATTCTGGTTACGGATTCGAACGGTAGGATCAATGCCGTCAATCCGGCATTCACGAAGTTAACCGGATATTCGGAGGAGGAAGTGCTCGGCAAAAATCCGAGCGTATTGAAGTCCGGAAGACAATCACCGGCGTTTTATCAGGCGATGTGGTCTGAAATCAGGGAACACGGGAGCTGGCAGGGGGAGATTTGGAACCGCCGGAAAGACGGAGAAGAGTACTTGGAGCTACTTACGATTAACGCGGTAAAGGACGAATCCGGTGACATCGTACAATATGTGGGTACCTTCAGCGATATTACTTATTATCCGCCTGGCCGTTGTTCGAATGGCTGA
- a CDS encoding YwiC-like family protein, giving the protein MKKTRIVIPREHGGWAMVSVPYIIGMAAAKPVLLHLPLFLAWLCLYMASYPFLQSLKKTSQRKTWISWGIVYALIAVVFLIPVLVFKPSMLWFAPVLLILIMVNVWHVLKKAERALLNDICAILLFCTGGAAAYMLGGGGFDPMLAAVIVYNFLYFTGTVFFVKSVFRERKNRRWTIYARIYHAVMLVLPIIFGNPWMYLPFVFPFIKTLLYSGKAMKPMKVGIIEIVGSVQFLLLSMILM; this is encoded by the coding sequence ATGAAAAAGACGAGGATTGTCATCCCACGGGAGCATGGCGGCTGGGCTATGGTCAGTGTACCCTATATCATAGGAATGGCGGCAGCCAAGCCGGTTCTGCTGCACCTTCCGCTATTTTTGGCCTGGTTATGTTTATATATGGCATCCTATCCGTTTCTGCAATCCTTAAAGAAGACGTCCCAACGTAAAACTTGGATATCCTGGGGGATCGTTTATGCCCTTATCGCCGTTGTTTTTCTGATTCCGGTGCTTGTCTTCAAGCCGTCGATGCTCTGGTTTGCACCTGTGCTGCTCATCCTGATCATGGTGAATGTTTGGCATGTCCTTAAGAAAGCGGAGCGTGCGCTGTTAAATGATATTTGCGCGATTCTGCTGTTCTGTACCGGAGGTGCCGCTGCTTATATGCTGGGGGGCGGTGGTTTCGATCCGATGCTTGCCGCCGTCATTGTGTATAATTTCCTATATTTCACGGGCACCGTGTTCTTTGTCAAATCGGTATTCCGTGAGCGGAAAAACAGGCGCTGGACGATATACGCAAGAATATATCATGCCGTCATGTTGGTTCTGCCGATCATCTTCGGGAATCCGTGGATGTATCTGCCATTCGTATTTCCGTTCATTAAGACGTTACTGTATTCCGGAAAAGCAATGAAACCGATGAAGGTCGGAATCATCGAGATTGTGGGTTCCGTTCAGTTTTTATTGCTGTCCATGATCTTGATGTAG
- a CDS encoding glycoside hydrolase: protein MNLSTQGGHRPARPWTIYVIHHSHTDIGYTERQERIEQYHVDFIRQALDITEAAHRGERPEWKTFRWTCETFWAVEKFLEEATPAEKEAFQQAVKRGDIELSGTYLNMTELPDFDLLLRNHGKAQRFAETFGHRIDSAMTADINGYSWGYAESLLQHNIEHLFSCIHTHHGMYPLGRKQTPFWWESPSGGKLLVWNGEHYMFGNELGFCPDALGKYIIKDELQHNLMEPEQRHNDIAALRINRYLWNLEQESYPYSFVPVMVSGLGTDNASPNADIAEWITNWNEQYGDQITIKMATLSEFFAALKQEDLSALPVHRGDWPDWWTDGVASTAMHTQIYRDAQRTLRKVKRLDPVHGAASLTEIEDASQALTMYAEHTWGYHSSVYEPWHPQVQMLEVRKQAYAAEASKLAYRALDKTLVARQGALLAPHRPLRYEVINTESAAATLQVAIPLDGWEHVILKKKFELIDETTGQALPYQLAHTGALVTQLSLKPDESRILYIHPHETPDALSASGNMVTARNTEPIACEGIADIQSQPITPYPIVVGKRSIESESFRIEWEMNEGITAWIDKTRSADLLDDAREHAPFTPVYEVTPAQDEHNPSEICSTRRRMGRNRKGTNVQQDTGRLTRVTVLDNGPLFALVELVFDVKGLSYYALHIKMYANQPRVEVSVRFHKDSVWLPENVYVALPFTMGTEAELYVEKAGCHVRPWKDQIPGTCLDYTSVQEGIFWHSAKEREALILSMTDTPLVQLGTLEHAPRLLHTMQSADSRPSTYAWILTNYWETNFKATLGGFYEFRYALERHRQLDPEQAVKTLHASTGQFTIHRIK, encoded by the coding sequence ATGAACCTATCCACGCAAGGCGGTCATCGACCCGCCCGCCCCTGGACGATCTATGTCATCCATCATTCCCACACAGATATCGGCTACACCGAGCGCCAAGAAAGAATTGAGCAGTACCATGTGGATTTTATCCGCCAGGCACTAGACATCACGGAAGCCGCACACCGCGGGGAGCGCCCGGAATGGAAAACATTCCGCTGGACCTGCGAGACCTTCTGGGCCGTGGAGAAATTTCTCGAAGAAGCAACTCCGGCAGAGAAAGAAGCTTTTCAACAAGCGGTGAAACGTGGCGATATCGAACTGTCCGGAACCTATCTCAATATGACCGAGCTCCCGGATTTCGACCTCCTTCTGCGGAATCACGGCAAGGCGCAAAGGTTCGCGGAGACCTTCGGACATCGGATCGACAGCGCCATGACCGCCGACATTAACGGGTACAGCTGGGGGTATGCCGAAAGCCTGCTGCAACATAACATCGAGCACCTGTTTTCCTGCATCCATACGCATCACGGCATGTATCCGCTGGGCCGCAAACAAACGCCGTTCTGGTGGGAAAGTCCAAGTGGCGGCAAGCTGCTTGTTTGGAACGGCGAACATTATATGTTCGGCAACGAGCTCGGGTTCTGTCCGGATGCACTGGGTAAATACATCATCAAAGACGAGCTTCAGCATAACCTGATGGAGCCTGAACAACGTCATAACGACATCGCTGCTTTACGGATTAACCGGTATTTATGGAATCTCGAGCAGGAATCCTACCCCTACTCCTTCGTTCCGGTCATGGTCTCAGGCCTAGGCACGGACAATGCATCCCCGAATGCGGATATCGCGGAGTGGATTACGAATTGGAATGAACAATACGGCGACCAAATCACCATTAAGATGGCTACGCTGTCCGAATTTTTTGCAGCATTGAAACAGGAGGACCTGTCCGCGCTTCCGGTACACCGGGGGGATTGGCCGGACTGGTGGACCGATGGGGTGGCTTCAACAGCGATGCATACCCAGATTTACCGGGATGCCCAGCGCACCCTTCGCAAGGTCAAGCGGCTCGATCCGGTCCATGGTGCGGCAAGCCTGACCGAGATCGAGGATGCCTCACAAGCACTGACCATGTACGCCGAGCATACATGGGGCTATCATTCCTCCGTGTATGAGCCATGGCACCCGCAGGTGCAAATGCTGGAGGTGCGGAAGCAAGCCTATGCGGCTGAAGCCAGCAAGCTGGCTTACCGGGCGCTGGATAAAACGCTTGTTGCCCGTCAGGGCGCACTGCTTGCCCCTCATCGTCCCTTGCGCTACGAGGTGATCAACACGGAGTCGGCCGCGGCGACGCTGCAGGTCGCCATCCCGCTGGATGGTTGGGAACATGTGATCTTGAAGAAAAAGTTCGAGCTCATCGACGAAACGACCGGACAGGCATTACCGTACCAATTGGCACACACGGGGGCGCTTGTCACGCAGCTCTCACTTAAACCGGATGAGTCCCGGATCTTGTACATCCATCCGCACGAAACACCGGATGCACTCTCCGCTTCCGGGAACATGGTGACTGCGCGCAACACCGAACCGATTGCATGCGAAGGAATTGCCGACATCCAATCTCAGCCCATAACTCCATATCCAATCGTTGTGGGCAAGCGTTCGATCGAATCCGAATCCTTCCGGATCGAATGGGAGATGAACGAAGGCATTACGGCATGGATCGATAAGACACGCTCGGCAGACCTGCTGGACGATGCACGCGAGCACGCGCCATTCACCCCCGTGTACGAGGTAACGCCGGCACAGGATGAGCATAATCCGTCCGAAATATGCTCAACCCGCCGCCGCATGGGACGCAACCGGAAGGGCACGAACGTCCAGCAGGATACCGGACGCTTGACCCGAGTCACCGTGCTGGACAACGGACCGCTGTTTGCCCTGGTGGAGCTGGTCTTTGACGTGAAAGGGCTCAGCTACTATGCCCTACACATCAAGATGTATGCGAACCAACCTCGTGTCGAGGTGTCCGTCCGCTTCCACAAGGACAGCGTCTGGCTACCGGAGAATGTTTACGTGGCTTTGCCATTCACTATGGGCACTGAAGCCGAGCTATATGTAGAAAAAGCCGGCTGTCATGTCCGGCCATGGAAGGATCAGATTCCCGGAACCTGCCTGGATTACACCAGTGTCCAAGAGGGAATATTCTGGCACTCGGCCAAAGAACGGGAAGCGCTCATTCTGTCCATGACAGACACGCCGCTCGTACAGCTGGGAACGCTGGAGCACGCCCCCCGGCTGCTCCACACCATGCAGTCTGCGGACAGCCGTCCTTCCACGTATGCCTGGATATTGACCAACTACTGGGAAACCAACTTCAAGGCGACGCTCGGCGGCTTCTACGAGTTCCGTTATGCGCTTGAGCGGCATCGCCAGTTGGACCCGGAGCAGGCTGTGAAAACCCTGCACGCTTCAACCGGACAATTCACGATTCACCGAATCAAATAA
- a CDS encoding ROK family protein yields MSRNDSADPESVPSPAPITIALDAGGTALKGALIVNGQLIPGSFLTRPSESQGAAADTIASFAQACHDLITYYASAFRPLDYYDSIRIGFAFPGPFDYAKGIALLQGIGKYEALFKLSVRDLLRFEFQRLKSSFPGVTMNRLTAADIRFGNDAFMFGLGASIRFPSERLLCLTLGTGLGSAFVENGQIVAGRHGIPSSGMLFAEPYRDHIVDSYFGRRGILNMASKRGLLTDGIDVADLAEAAKGGNTQAQDVFREYGTKLGEMLLPYLSEFKPSRLVLGGQISYSLPLWEREIQLALSRHAVPVHTLADGTAAVFNGIEKLFGDPDHHVSAPN; encoded by the coding sequence ATGAGCCGCAATGATAGCGCCGATCCAGAAAGCGTGCCTTCTCCTGCCCCTATCACGATCGCGCTCGATGCTGGCGGCACTGCGTTGAAGGGAGCGCTCATCGTGAACGGGCAGCTAATCCCCGGCTCGTTCCTAACCCGGCCTTCAGAATCCCAAGGAGCCGCGGCGGATACAATCGCCAGCTTTGCTCAAGCCTGTCATGATTTGATCACCTATTACGCTTCGGCCTTCCGGCCATTGGATTATTACGATTCGATCCGGATCGGCTTTGCTTTTCCGGGGCCCTTCGATTATGCAAAGGGCATCGCGCTTCTTCAAGGCATCGGCAAATATGAAGCCCTGTTCAAGCTGTCGGTTCGGGATCTGCTCCGTTTCGAATTTCAGAGACTCAAGTCATCCTTCCCGGGTGTCACAATGAATCGTCTGACTGCGGCCGATATCCGGTTCGGGAATGACGCCTTCATGTTCGGGCTTGGGGCCTCCATCCGGTTCCCATCGGAGCGTCTCCTATGCCTTACGCTCGGTACAGGCCTTGGCTCTGCCTTTGTGGAGAATGGTCAAATCGTAGCCGGTAGACACGGTATCCCAAGCAGCGGAATGCTGTTTGCGGAGCCTTACCGGGATCACATCGTGGACAGCTATTTCGGGAGAAGGGGCATTCTGAACATGGCTTCGAAGCGGGGTCTCCTGACCGACGGGATCGATGTAGCCGACCTCGCTGAAGCAGCCAAGGGCGGTAACACGCAAGCTCAGGATGTATTTCGGGAATACGGCACCAAGCTAGGAGAGATGCTTCTCCCTTATCTATCCGAGTTCAAACCTAGCCGCCTAGTGCTAGGGGGACAAATCTCGTACAGCTTGCCCTTATGGGAAAGGGAAATCCAGCTAGCTTTAAGCAGGCATGCCGTTCCGGTTCATACTCTCGCAGATGGAACGGCGGCTGTGTTTAACGGCATTGAGAAGTTATTCGGGGATCCGGATCATCATGTTTCCGCTCCCAATTAA